The following proteins come from a genomic window of Columba livia isolate bColLiv1 breed racing homer chromosome 27, bColLiv1.pat.W.v2, whole genome shotgun sequence:
- the TCF3 gene encoding transcription factor E2-alpha isoform X26, translating to MASPRAPRWGLDERPGSGSWGTGDQNSSTFDQGRSYGEGPHYGEHRDLPSHSSISSSPFLGAGLVGKSSERASYSTFGRETGMPGLNQTGFLPSEMGIASPSTLSPTGVKGGSQYFSYPNNPRRRGAESNMDGQPKKVRKVPPGLPSSVYPSNSGDDYSRDPAGYTPSKPPSTVYPGAFYMADGLHNSPDLWSSPGAMSQSGYGAMLGSSSSPLPQASSFNSLHQHERMNYQLHSGEVNGGLPSVSGFSSASAPYGVSSHTPPISGTDTMMGNRGTTAGSSGDALGKALASIYSPDHSSNNFSSNPSTPVGSPQGLAGTSQWSRASGQGALSPSYEGSLHTLQNKMEDRLDEAIHVLRNHAVGQTAAMPSNHGDMHGLLGSAPAHSATVGSLGQAFPAAVMSLGNRHPGLVGGGHAEDGLSSNPSMLHNHVTLPSQPSTLPDLSRQQDTFSAGLSGGLGRSNISSGNSEIKREEKEDEENTSVADNSEEEKKELKPSRNRTRCSLNSQDEDEEDDLLPPEQKAERERERRVANNARERLRVRDINEAFKELGRMCQLHLNSEKPQTKLLILHQAVSVILNLEQQVRERNLNPKAACLKRREEEKVSGVAGDPQMTLSASHPGLGDGHNPVGHM from the exons ATGGCATCCCCGAGGGCGCCGCGTTGGG GTTTGGATGAAAGACCAGGATCAGGTTCCTGGGGAACGGGAGATCAAAACAGCTCCACGTTTGACCAAGGAAGG AGCTATGGTGAAGGCCCTCACTACGGCGAGCACAGGGACCTGCCGTCCCACAGCAGCATCTCGTCATCGCCATTCctgggagctgggctggtgg GGAAGAGCAGTGAAAGAGCCTCGTACTCCACCTTTGGAAGAGAGACAGGGATGCCGGGACTAAACCAG ACTGGTTTCCTGCCCAGCGAGATGGGAATCGCCAGCCCCAGCACGCTTTCCCCCACCGGGGTCAAGGGGGGGTCTCAGTATTTTTCTTACCCCAACAATCCTCGCAGGAGAGGTGCTGAGAGCAACATGG ATGGGCAGCCCAAAAAGGTTCGGAAGGTGCCTCCTGGACTCCCCTCCTCG GTGTACCCATCCAACTCAGGTGATGACTACAGCAGGGATCCAGCTGGATATACGCCCTCGAAACCTCCCAGCACTGTATATCCCGGGGCTTTTTATATGGCAG aCGGGCTCCACAACTCGCCTGACCTGTGGAGCTCCCCGGGTGCCATGAGCCAGTCGGGTTACGGTGCCATGCTGGGCAGCTCCTCCTCCCCGCTCCCACAGGCCAGCAGCTTCAACAGTTTACATCAGCACGAACGCATG AACTACCAGCTGCACTCAGGAGAGGTGAACGGCGGGCTCCCCTCCGTGTCCGGCTTCTCCTCTGCCTCCGCACCGTATGGGGTCTCCAGCCACACACCTCCCATCAGCGGGACGGACACTATGATGG GTAACAGAGGAACCACAGCTGGGAGCTCGGGAGATGCGCTTGGGAAGGCACTAGCTTCA ATTTATTCCCCTGATCACTCTAGCAATAACTTCTCATCAAACCCCTCTACACCGGTTGGCTCCCCTCAGGGGCTTGCAG GCACATCGCAGTGGTCGCGAGCGAGTGGGCAGGGTGCCTTATCTCCCAGCTATGAAGGGAGCCTTCACACTTTA caaaacaaaatggaagaCAGGTTGGACGAAGCCATCCACGTGCTGCGGAATCATGCCGTGGGCCAGACAGCTGCCATGCCCAGCAACCACGGGGACATGCACGGGCTCCTGGGCTCGGCACCAGCGCACAGTGCCACAGTGGGCAGCTTGGGCCAGGCCTTCCCCGCCGCTGTTATGTCCCTGGGGAACAGGCACCCCGGCCTG GTGGGAGGAGGTCACGCTGAAGACGGGCTGTCCAGCAACCCCAGCATGCTCCACAACCACGTCACCCTTCCGTCACAGCCCAGCACGCTCCCTGACCTCAGCAGGCAGCAGGACACGTTCAGCG CAGGTTTGTCGGGGGGACTAGGGCGAAGCAACATCTCCTCGGGAAACAGCGAAAtaaagagggaagagaaggaagacgAAGAGAACACGTCGGTGGCAGATAActcagaagaggagaagaaggagctgAAACCCTCCCGGAACAGAACAAGGTGCTCTTTGAACAG TCaagatgaggatgaggaggacgATCTTCTTCCCCCAGAGCAAAAAGccgagagagagagagaaaggagggtCGCCAATAATGCCCGTGAGCGCCTGCGGGTCCGTGACATCAACGAGGCCTTTAAAGAGCTCGGACGCATGTGCCAACTCCACCTAAACAGCGAAAAACCGCAGACCAAACTGCTAATCCTACACCAGGCCGTATCAGTCATACTGAACCTGGAGCAACAAGTTAGAG
- the TCF3 gene encoding transcription factor E2-alpha isoform X27 encodes MASPRAPRWGLDERPGSGSWGTGDQNSSTFDQGRSYGEGPHYGEHRDLPSHSSISSSPFLGAGLVGKSSERASYSTFGRETGMPGLNQTGFLPSEMGIASPSTLSPTGVKGGSQYFSYPNNPRRRGAESNMDGQPKKVRKVPPGLPSSVYPSNSGDDYSRDPAGYTPSKPPSTVYPGAFYMADGLHNSPDLWSSPGAMSQSGYGAMLGSSSSPLPQASSFNSLHQHERMNYQLHSGEVNGGLPSVSGFSSASAPYGVSSHTPPISGTDTMMGNRGTTAGSSGDALGKALASIYSPDHSSNNFSSNPSTPVGSPQGLAGTSQWSRASGQGALSPSYEGSLHTLQNKMEDRLDEAIHVLRNHAVGQTAAMPSNHGDMHGLLGSAPAHSATVGSLGQAFPAAVMSLGNRHPGLVGGGHAEDGLSSNPSMLHNHVTLPSQPSTLPDLSRQQDTFSAGLSGGLGRSNISSGNSEIKREEKEDEENTSVADNSEEEKKELKPSRNRTSQDEDEEDDLLPPEQKAERERERRVANNARERLRVRDINEAFKELGRMCQLHLNSEKPQTKLLILHQAVSVILNLEQQVRERNLNPKAACLKRREEEKVSGVAGDPQMTLSASHPGLGDGHNPVGHM; translated from the exons ATGGCATCCCCGAGGGCGCCGCGTTGGG GTTTGGATGAAAGACCAGGATCAGGTTCCTGGGGAACGGGAGATCAAAACAGCTCCACGTTTGACCAAGGAAGG AGCTATGGTGAAGGCCCTCACTACGGCGAGCACAGGGACCTGCCGTCCCACAGCAGCATCTCGTCATCGCCATTCctgggagctgggctggtgg GGAAGAGCAGTGAAAGAGCCTCGTACTCCACCTTTGGAAGAGAGACAGGGATGCCGGGACTAAACCAG ACTGGTTTCCTGCCCAGCGAGATGGGAATCGCCAGCCCCAGCACGCTTTCCCCCACCGGGGTCAAGGGGGGGTCTCAGTATTTTTCTTACCCCAACAATCCTCGCAGGAGAGGTGCTGAGAGCAACATGG ATGGGCAGCCCAAAAAGGTTCGGAAGGTGCCTCCTGGACTCCCCTCCTCG GTGTACCCATCCAACTCAGGTGATGACTACAGCAGGGATCCAGCTGGATATACGCCCTCGAAACCTCCCAGCACTGTATATCCCGGGGCTTTTTATATGGCAG aCGGGCTCCACAACTCGCCTGACCTGTGGAGCTCCCCGGGTGCCATGAGCCAGTCGGGTTACGGTGCCATGCTGGGCAGCTCCTCCTCCCCGCTCCCACAGGCCAGCAGCTTCAACAGTTTACATCAGCACGAACGCATG AACTACCAGCTGCACTCAGGAGAGGTGAACGGCGGGCTCCCCTCCGTGTCCGGCTTCTCCTCTGCCTCCGCACCGTATGGGGTCTCCAGCCACACACCTCCCATCAGCGGGACGGACACTATGATGG GTAACAGAGGAACCACAGCTGGGAGCTCGGGAGATGCGCTTGGGAAGGCACTAGCTTCA ATTTATTCCCCTGATCACTCTAGCAATAACTTCTCATCAAACCCCTCTACACCGGTTGGCTCCCCTCAGGGGCTTGCAG GCACATCGCAGTGGTCGCGAGCGAGTGGGCAGGGTGCCTTATCTCCCAGCTATGAAGGGAGCCTTCACACTTTA caaaacaaaatggaagaCAGGTTGGACGAAGCCATCCACGTGCTGCGGAATCATGCCGTGGGCCAGACAGCTGCCATGCCCAGCAACCACGGGGACATGCACGGGCTCCTGGGCTCGGCACCAGCGCACAGTGCCACAGTGGGCAGCTTGGGCCAGGCCTTCCCCGCCGCTGTTATGTCCCTGGGGAACAGGCACCCCGGCCTG GTGGGAGGAGGTCACGCTGAAGACGGGCTGTCCAGCAACCCCAGCATGCTCCACAACCACGTCACCCTTCCGTCACAGCCCAGCACGCTCCCTGACCTCAGCAGGCAGCAGGACACGTTCAGCG CAGGTTTGTCGGGGGGACTAGGGCGAAGCAACATCTCCTCGGGAAACAGCGAAAtaaagagggaagagaaggaagacgAAGAGAACACGTCGGTGGCAGATAActcagaagaggagaagaaggagctgAAACCCTCCCGGAACAGAACAAG TCaagatgaggatgaggaggacgATCTTCTTCCCCCAGAGCAAAAAGccgagagagagagagaaaggagggtCGCCAATAATGCCCGTGAGCGCCTGCGGGTCCGTGACATCAACGAGGCCTTTAAAGAGCTCGGACGCATGTGCCAACTCCACCTAAACAGCGAAAAACCGCAGACCAAACTGCTAATCCTACACCAGGCCGTATCAGTCATACTGAACCTGGAGCAACAAGTTAGAG
- the TCF3 gene encoding transcription factor E2-alpha isoform X30: protein MPGLNQTGFLPSEMGIASPSTLSPTGVKGGSQYFSYPNNPRRRGAESNMDGQPKKVRKVPPGLPSSVYPSNSGDDYSRDPAGYTPSKPPSTVYPGAFYMADGLHNSPDLWSSPGAMSQSGYGAMLGSSSSPLPQASSFNSLHQHERMNYQLHSGEVNGGLPSVSGFSSASAPYGVSSHTPPISGTDTMMGNRGTTAGSSGDALGKALASIYSPDHSSNNFSSNPSTPVGSPQGLAGTSQWSRASGQGALSPSYEGSLHTLQNKMEDRLDEAIHVLRNHAVGQTAAMPSNHGDMHGLLGSAPAHSATVGSLGQAFPAAVMSLGNRHPGLVGGGHAEDGLSSNPSMLHNHVTLPSQPSTLPDLSRQQDTFSAGLSGGLGRSNISSGNSEIKREEKEDEENTSVADNSEEEKKELKPSRNRTRCSLNSQDEDEEDDLLPPEQKAERERERRVANNARERLRVRDINEAFKELGRMCQLHLNSEKPQTKLLILHQAVSVILNLEQQVRERNLNPKAACLKRREEEKVSGVAGDPQMTLSASHPGLGDGHNPVGHM, encoded by the exons ATGCCGGGACTAAACCAG ACTGGTTTCCTGCCCAGCGAGATGGGAATCGCCAGCCCCAGCACGCTTTCCCCCACCGGGGTCAAGGGGGGGTCTCAGTATTTTTCTTACCCCAACAATCCTCGCAGGAGAGGTGCTGAGAGCAACATGG ATGGGCAGCCCAAAAAGGTTCGGAAGGTGCCTCCTGGACTCCCCTCCTCG GTGTACCCATCCAACTCAGGTGATGACTACAGCAGGGATCCAGCTGGATATACGCCCTCGAAACCTCCCAGCACTGTATATCCCGGGGCTTTTTATATGGCAG aCGGGCTCCACAACTCGCCTGACCTGTGGAGCTCCCCGGGTGCCATGAGCCAGTCGGGTTACGGTGCCATGCTGGGCAGCTCCTCCTCCCCGCTCCCACAGGCCAGCAGCTTCAACAGTTTACATCAGCACGAACGCATG AACTACCAGCTGCACTCAGGAGAGGTGAACGGCGGGCTCCCCTCCGTGTCCGGCTTCTCCTCTGCCTCCGCACCGTATGGGGTCTCCAGCCACACACCTCCCATCAGCGGGACGGACACTATGATGG GTAACAGAGGAACCACAGCTGGGAGCTCGGGAGATGCGCTTGGGAAGGCACTAGCTTCA ATTTATTCCCCTGATCACTCTAGCAATAACTTCTCATCAAACCCCTCTACACCGGTTGGCTCCCCTCAGGGGCTTGCAG GCACATCGCAGTGGTCGCGAGCGAGTGGGCAGGGTGCCTTATCTCCCAGCTATGAAGGGAGCCTTCACACTTTA caaaacaaaatggaagaCAGGTTGGACGAAGCCATCCACGTGCTGCGGAATCATGCCGTGGGCCAGACAGCTGCCATGCCCAGCAACCACGGGGACATGCACGGGCTCCTGGGCTCGGCACCAGCGCACAGTGCCACAGTGGGCAGCTTGGGCCAGGCCTTCCCCGCCGCTGTTATGTCCCTGGGGAACAGGCACCCCGGCCTG GTGGGAGGAGGTCACGCTGAAGACGGGCTGTCCAGCAACCCCAGCATGCTCCACAACCACGTCACCCTTCCGTCACAGCCCAGCACGCTCCCTGACCTCAGCAGGCAGCAGGACACGTTCAGCG CAGGTTTGTCGGGGGGACTAGGGCGAAGCAACATCTCCTCGGGAAACAGCGAAAtaaagagggaagagaaggaagacgAAGAGAACACGTCGGTGGCAGATAActcagaagaggagaagaaggagctgAAACCCTCCCGGAACAGAACAAGGTGCTCTTTGAACAG TCaagatgaggatgaggaggacgATCTTCTTCCCCCAGAGCAAAAAGccgagagagagagagaaaggagggtCGCCAATAATGCCCGTGAGCGCCTGCGGGTCCGTGACATCAACGAGGCCTTTAAAGAGCTCGGACGCATGTGCCAACTCCACCTAAACAGCGAAAAACCGCAGACCAAACTGCTAATCCTACACCAGGCCGTATCAGTCATACTGAACCTGGAGCAACAAGTTAGAG
- the TCF3 gene encoding transcription factor E2-alpha isoform X25, translated as MASKETLNTPGPLLDAPCSGRPRQASPLHANICRGKSSERASYSTFGRETGMPGLNQTGFLPSEMGIASPSTLSPTGVKGGSQYFSYPNNPRRRGAESNMDGQPKKVRKVPPGLPSSVYPSNSGDDYSRDPAGYTPSKPPSTVYPGAFYMADGLHNSPDLWSSPGAMSQSGYGAMLGSSSSPLPQASSFNSLHQHERMNYQLHSGEVNGGLPSVSGFSSASAPYGVSSHTPPISGTDTMMGNRGTTAGSSGDALGKALASIYSPDHSSNNFSSNPSTPVGSPQGLAGTSQWSRASGQGALSPSYEGSLHTLQNKMEDRLDEAIHVLRNHAVGQTAAMPSNHGDMHGLLGSAPAHSATVGSLGQAFPAAVMSLGNRHPGLVGGGHAEDGLSSNPSMLHNHVTLPSQPSTLPDLSRQQDTFSAGLSGGLGRSNISSGNSEIKREEKEDEENTSVADNSEEEKKELKPSRNRTRCSLNSQDEDEEDDLLPPEQKAERERERRVANNARERLRVRDINEAFKELGRMCQLHLNSEKPQTKLLILHQAVSVILNLEQQVRERNLNPKAACLKRREEEKVSGVAGDPQMTLSASHPGLGDGHNPVGHM; from the exons ATGGCATCCAAGGAAACACTAAATACTCCCGGCCCACTTCTGGATGCGCCTTGCTCAGGCCGCCCCCGCCAGGCGTCACCTTTGCACGCAAACATTTGCAGAG GGAAGAGCAGTGAAAGAGCCTCGTACTCCACCTTTGGAAGAGAGACAGGGATGCCGGGACTAAACCAG ACTGGTTTCCTGCCCAGCGAGATGGGAATCGCCAGCCCCAGCACGCTTTCCCCCACCGGGGTCAAGGGGGGGTCTCAGTATTTTTCTTACCCCAACAATCCTCGCAGGAGAGGTGCTGAGAGCAACATGG ATGGGCAGCCCAAAAAGGTTCGGAAGGTGCCTCCTGGACTCCCCTCCTCG GTGTACCCATCCAACTCAGGTGATGACTACAGCAGGGATCCAGCTGGATATACGCCCTCGAAACCTCCCAGCACTGTATATCCCGGGGCTTTTTATATGGCAG aCGGGCTCCACAACTCGCCTGACCTGTGGAGCTCCCCGGGTGCCATGAGCCAGTCGGGTTACGGTGCCATGCTGGGCAGCTCCTCCTCCCCGCTCCCACAGGCCAGCAGCTTCAACAGTTTACATCAGCACGAACGCATG AACTACCAGCTGCACTCAGGAGAGGTGAACGGCGGGCTCCCCTCCGTGTCCGGCTTCTCCTCTGCCTCCGCACCGTATGGGGTCTCCAGCCACACACCTCCCATCAGCGGGACGGACACTATGATGG GTAACAGAGGAACCACAGCTGGGAGCTCGGGAGATGCGCTTGGGAAGGCACTAGCTTCA ATTTATTCCCCTGATCACTCTAGCAATAACTTCTCATCAAACCCCTCTACACCGGTTGGCTCCCCTCAGGGGCTTGCAG GCACATCGCAGTGGTCGCGAGCGAGTGGGCAGGGTGCCTTATCTCCCAGCTATGAAGGGAGCCTTCACACTTTA caaaacaaaatggaagaCAGGTTGGACGAAGCCATCCACGTGCTGCGGAATCATGCCGTGGGCCAGACAGCTGCCATGCCCAGCAACCACGGGGACATGCACGGGCTCCTGGGCTCGGCACCAGCGCACAGTGCCACAGTGGGCAGCTTGGGCCAGGCCTTCCCCGCCGCTGTTATGTCCCTGGGGAACAGGCACCCCGGCCTG GTGGGAGGAGGTCACGCTGAAGACGGGCTGTCCAGCAACCCCAGCATGCTCCACAACCACGTCACCCTTCCGTCACAGCCCAGCACGCTCCCTGACCTCAGCAGGCAGCAGGACACGTTCAGCG CAGGTTTGTCGGGGGGACTAGGGCGAAGCAACATCTCCTCGGGAAACAGCGAAAtaaagagggaagagaaggaagacgAAGAGAACACGTCGGTGGCAGATAActcagaagaggagaagaaggagctgAAACCCTCCCGGAACAGAACAAGGTGCTCTTTGAACAG TCaagatgaggatgaggaggacgATCTTCTTCCCCCAGAGCAAAAAGccgagagagagagagaaaggagggtCGCCAATAATGCCCGTGAGCGCCTGCGGGTCCGTGACATCAACGAGGCCTTTAAAGAGCTCGGACGCATGTGCCAACTCCACCTAAACAGCGAAAAACCGCAGACCAAACTGCTAATCCTACACCAGGCCGTATCAGTCATACTGAACCTGGAGCAACAAGTTAGAG